A window of Clostridium taeniosporum genomic DNA:
CCTACAATCATAATTATGAATGGTAAAATAATGGAAAATGCTTTGCGTAAAATGAAATATAAAGTTTCTGATATTATGGCACTATTAAGAAATAAAGATGTTTTTGATTTATCGCAAGTGGATTTTGCAATTATTGAACCAAATGGACAATTATCAGTACTTAAAAAACCACAATATGAACCTTTGACACCTAAAGATATGAATATTATTAAACCACCCTCAGGTATAAGTACAGAACTTATTTATGATGGAATACTTATGCACCAAAATTTAAAACAACTTAATAAAACTGAAAAATGGCTTATGGATCAACTAAAAATGTATCAAATCAAAGATGTTTCAGAAGTATTTCTTGCAACACTTACACCTTCTGGCTCCTTGTATATAGATAAATATGATGATCATACTGTAAAAATAACTGATATTGGTGATTATAAAGGACCATATTAAGGAGGAATGTTCTCATGAGAAAATTTTTAGTCATAACCATACCTATAGTAACATTAATTTTTTTTGTAGCAATTATGCTTAGTGGTGGTATCTTAAAAAAATCATTAGTAGAAAACCATAATATTCCCGAATCAATACAATTAATTGTTCAAGATGTAGAATCTGAAAATTGGGAAAATGCTAGTGATAAAGTAAAGCTTTTATCAGATACTTGGGAAAAAATAGTCAAACGAATTCAATTTAGTTCAGAAAGAGATGAGATAAATTCTTTTGAAGCCAGTATAGCACGTCTTACTGGTGCCATAATGGCAAGAGATAAGTCTGCTTCACTTATTGAACTAAATGAAGCTTATAAGCATTGGGATGGATTAGCAAAATAAACTTTAAATCTATTGTAAAAAGTATATTATACTAAGCTTTTTATAATAGATTCTTTATATTAAAGTTTATTTCTGTAATTAATATATAGTTTAACAACTATATATTAACTGGAAATTATAACATATATAAATTTAATCCTATATCTAAATGAATTTATATTCTATAGATATAGGATTATATCATTATTTATTATATTGAGGTTCTTCTTGCTTTACGAAATCAAGTCTTGATTGAATTGTTTGTTCTACATTCTCCATTGTACTTGCAAGTTGATTAAACATTTGCTTTGCTTCTTGATTGTCTGTATCTAAAGAAAATGTCTTCATATCTGCAGCTAATCCTTTAGCACTAGCTAATGCTGTTTCAAGTTTTGTTCCTGTTGGCATAAAAATTCCTCCCTTATGATTTTTTGTTACGAGTATATTTTGTTCATAACTACTTTTAATATTCAGTTTATTATAATGAAATATTTTCCCTATAAAATTTACATATATAATTAAATTTTAGTAATCTGTATTTAATAATTTAAGTGTGTATAAAAAATGAATTAAAGTTAATCTTATTGGTTAAAGTAAGTTCAGAAACAATTTAATAAATATAAAGGAGACTTTTATATGACTGCAATTTCAAAGGTGAAACAAACATTAGCTACACTAAGAGGTGCTGAGTCCACTTTAAGAATGTATTCATTGCAAGAACGCGATAAAGAAGCTAAAGCTATTTATAATGAGGCATGTAACGAAATTAATGAAATTAAAACAAAATTAGAAAAAAGAGTAGGATTTATGGAGTTTGAAGAACCCCAATATAAGGGTAACTAGATGAGGTTGAATATGAGTTCTTGGTTAATAATATTATTTAATTCAATGATTTTGTTTTTTTTAGCATTAACTATAACAAAATATATGAAGAAAAAAACCTTATCTAGGGCTACTCCATTTGATTTTATTTCTTATGCTGTTATTGCTATTATAATTACTTTAATTTCTTTAAATATAGTTGACAATATTTACTTTGGACTAATTGCATTAGCTGTTTGGGCTCTAATGCCTCTTATCTTAGATTATGCTTCTATGAAAAGTAAATGGATTTATAATCTAATACATGGTAAAGAAAGAGTATTAGTTAAAAACGGTAAAGTTATGGAGGATAACTTATCTAAAGAAAGAATTACGGGGCAAGAATTTCTACAAGAAATGCGTTCAAAAAAAGCATTTAACTTAGCAGATGTTGAATTTGCTTTAATGGAGACAACTGGAGATATAAATGTCAGTTTAAAAGCTGATAAAAAACCTGTTACTCCATTTGATTTAGGAAAAAAAGTCGGACCTAAAACTGAGCCTCAAACAGTTATTTTAGATGGAAATATATTAAATGAAGGCCTTACTAATGCTGGATTAAATCACGATTGGCTTACAACTCAATTAGAAACTAAAGGGGTTAGCCTTGAAAATGTTTTTTTAGGTCAAGTAGATTCTTCTGGAGACTTATATGTTGATCTTTTTGATGATCTTATACAAGTACCTAAAACACAAGTTAAAGAAATGCTCTATGCTAGTATTAAAAAAAGTGAAGCAGACCTTATATCATTTTCTTTAGATTGTAACAATGAAGATGCAAAAGCTATGTACTCACAAAATGCTGAGAAATTAGAAAAAATCATAAAAAAATTAGAACCATATTTATTACGTTAGAAGGTGAAATAAATGTCAAATATGAAAAAGAAAAAAATGACCCCTATTCAACAACAATATGATGATTTAGTAAATAATATACAACCTAAAAGACCTATTTTAACTAATTGCATTAGAGCTTTTTTAGTAGGTGGTACTATATGTACAATTGGTCAAGGATTACAGTGGATGTTTATTAATTATTTT
This region includes:
- a CDS encoding DUF4363 family protein yields the protein MRKFLVITIPIVTLIFFVAIMLSGGILKKSLVENHNIPESIQLIVQDVESENWENASDKVKLLSDTWEKIVKRIQFSSERDEINSFEASIARLTGAIMARDKSASLIELNEAYKHWDGLAK
- a CDS encoding DUF421 domain-containing protein produces the protein MNEGLVALVRAIIGFFSLLIFAKILGKQQISQLSFFDYVLGITIGSIAATLTTDLSSRAWPHFIGLLVWAILGYIMEFITLKWRYASKYIDGEPTIIIMNGKIMENALRKMKYKVSDIMALLRNKDVFDLSQVDFAIIEPNGQLSVLKKPQYEPLTPKDMNIIKPPSGISTELIYDGILMHQNLKQLNKTEKWLMDQLKMYQIKDVSEVFLATLTPSGSLYIDKYDDHTVKITDIGDYKGPY
- a CDS encoding DUF1657 domain-containing protein, which gives rise to MTAISKVKQTLATLRGAESTLRMYSLQERDKEAKAIYNEACNEINEIKTKLEKRVGFMEFEEPQYKGN
- a CDS encoding DUF421 domain-containing protein, whose protein sequence is MSSWLIILFNSMILFFLALTITKYMKKKTLSRATPFDFISYAVIAIIITLISLNIVDNIYFGLIALAVWALMPLILDYASMKSKWIYNLIHGKERVLVKNGKVMEDNLSKERITGQEFLQEMRSKKAFNLADVEFALMETTGDINVSLKADKKPVTPFDLGKKVGPKTEPQTVILDGNILNEGLTNAGLNHDWLTTQLETKGVSLENVFLGQVDSSGDLYVDLFDDLIQVPKTQVKEMLYASIKKSEADLISFSLDCNNEDAKAMYSQNAEKLEKIIKKLEPYLLR
- a CDS encoding DUF1657 domain-containing protein, with protein sequence MPTGTKLETALASAKGLAADMKTFSLDTDNQEAKQMFNQLASTMENVEQTIQSRLDFVKQEEPQYNK